From Salvia splendens isolate huo1 chromosome 16, SspV2, whole genome shotgun sequence, a single genomic window includes:
- the LOC121771206 gene encoding ethylene-responsive transcription factor ERF026-like yields MIPCMANTPKKSTKTISSSSSSPTSGKHPTYRGIRCRSGKWVSEIRQPRKTTRIWLGTYPSPEMAAAAYDVATLALKGGQVALNLPDHAASFPIPASSSPHDIRRAAAGAAELMRPKAAAGCEETAAAEDAKMVSEMHAYVDEEELFYMPNLLVDMAEGMLVSPPRLETSPSPDEWPEIFGSDRLWSYF; encoded by the coding sequence ATGATTCCATGTATGGCTAACACTCCAAAGAAATCCACCAAAAcaatctcctcctcctcctcctccccgaCCTCGGGAAAACACCCAACATACCGCGGAATAAGGTGCCGCAGCGGGAAATGGGTGTCAGAGATTCGCCAGCCAAGAAAAACCACGCGCATATGGCTCGGCACCTATCCCTCGCCGGAGATGGCCGCGGCCGCCTACGACGTCGCCACCCTCGCCCTCAAAGGCGGCCAAGTCGCATTGAACTTGCCCGATCACGCCGCCTCATTTCCCATCCCGGCCTCCTCTTCGCCGCACGACATCCGCCGGGCTGCCGCCGGCGCGGCCGAGCTCATGCGTCCCAAAGCGGCCGCCGGCTGTGAGgagacggcggcggcggaggatgCGAAAATGGTGAGCGAAATGCATGCGTATGTTGATGAGGAGGAGTTGTTTTACATGCCTAATTTGCTCGTGGATATGGCGGAGGGGATGCTCGTTAGCCCGCCTCGGTTGGAGACTTCGCCGTCGCCGGATGAATGGCCAGAGATTTTCGGCAGTGATCGCTTGTGGAGCTACTTTTAG